One Indicator indicator isolate 239-I01 chromosome 21, UM_Iind_1.1, whole genome shotgun sequence DNA segment encodes these proteins:
- the IFITM10 gene encoding interferon-induced transmembrane protein 10 produces the protein MGAPPPSSFPSSCNSSAEEAEPEAVLSRICSDSPHPSLAERGDTAAATTERTQDPPLGPPCPFEGVAWTPRPPQGPPQGCFACIAKPPALRQASPVLSPSSAVYLMESKSCKGDSLRPAVPCKHSVEKKTMTNPTTVIEIYPDTTEVNDYYLWSIFNFVYLNFCCLGFIALAYSLKVRDKKLLNDLNGAVEDAKTARLFNITSSALATFCIILIFIFLRYPLTDY, from the exons ATGGGTGCCCCCCcgccctcctccttcccctcctcctgcaaCTCCAGCGCCGAGGAAGCCGAGCCGGAGGCAGTGCTGAGCCGGATATGCAGCGACTCCCCGCATCCCTCCTT GGCAGAGCGCGGTGACACCGCGGCAGCCACCACGGAGAGGACACAGGATCCCCCGCTGGGCCCGCCGTGCCCCTTCGAGGGGGTGGCCTGGACGCCGAGACCCCCTCAGGGGCCCCCGCAGGGCTGTTTCGCCTGCATCGCCAAGCCCCCAGCTCTCCGGCAGGCTTCGCCCGTCCTGTCTCCTTCCTCTGCCGTTTATCTCATGGAGAGCAAGAGCTGCAAAGGGGACAGCCTGCGGCCGGCGGTCCCGTGCAAGCACTCGGTGGAGAAGAAGACCATGACCAACCCCACCACTGTCATCGAGATCTACCCTGACACCACCGAGGTGAACGACTACTATCTCTGGTCCATCTTCAACTTCGTATACCTCAACTTCTGCTGCCTGGGCTTCATCGCCTTGGCCTATTCCTTGAAA GTCCGGGATAAGAAACTCCTCAATGACTTAAACGGAGCAGTTGAAGATGCCAAGACAGCCAGGCTTTTTAACATCACCAGTTCAGCCCTTGCCACCTTCTGTatcatcctcatcttcatcttcctgcGATATCCCCTCACTGACTACTAG